In Streptomyces sp. NBC_01231, the sequence CCTGCACGACCTCAAGGGGCCCCGCCCTGCTGTGGCGGGCAGGGCGGGGCCCCCTTGGAGGTCATCTCATGTGGCTGGTCCGCACGCTGTCATGCGGAAACCGCCACCTCGCCGGCCATGACCTGAGGAGGGTTGGGGAGCAGTGACGCGAGGTTGTCCCGCACGAAGTCCGCAGCCCGCAAGATCGATTCTTCGACACCGGCCTGGTCCTGGAAGACGCTGGTCGAGACCATCACTCCGTTCCCGGCATCGATCCAGTAGTAGGCCACGAAGCCGGGGACCTGGCGCATGAGCGGCACGAACCCCTCGTTCACGAGACGGGCCGCCTCGGCCGGATCGGTCACCCCTTCGTACCGCCGGACTGCTGCGTACATCACCAAGCTCCTCACGGCGTTCTGGGTTCGTTCTCTGCTGAGACCTCGTACCCCTACGTCGGCTGCCCGGCCCATGAGGCGTCCGGCAATCACCTGAAGGGCCGCCTCGGGTGATCCGAACGGCGTCCGCCGGCCCGGACACACGGCCCTGCGCCCACTACCCGCTTCTACCGGGTGCCGTTGTCGGCGAACCTCCACACGGCATGGCTGCCGGGGCCGACGGCGAGGGTCGAGTGACCGATCCGCTCCACATGCCGGTCCTTCACGGACCGGTTGAGTGACATCTCGACCCGCTGCAACCCCGCTTGTTCGCGGGGGACGGAGTCGAGCCGAATCGTTGTGCCGCCACGCTCCGCGACGACGCCACCGCCCGGCACGGTCCGGACGGCGAATCCGCCGGCCCGCAGCAGCGGCACGGTGTCGGCGAGGTCGCCCTCGGTGACCGCGAGACGTACAAAGGTCACGTCACGCATCAGGTGGTTGCGGTAGTCGTCAGAGTGGTAGCGCTCCCGGCCGACGTCACCGGGATAACTCGGCGGCTCGGTGTTGCCGCGGGGATCGGCGAAGTACTCCGGCCGGTACTCCATCGCCCAGGCTCCGAACGCGTCGTACTCGGTGGTGGTGAGGATGGCGTCGAACCACGGCACGGGCACACCGTCACCGAAGTCCCGGGTCTGGAGGAACTCGACGGGGTCGGCGACTCCCTCGTCCTTCAGTCGCTCGGTGACCGTCGCCAGGTCTCCTGCCCGCTCGGTCGAGAGGCCCAGCCCGGCGGAGCCGAGGGCACCGTCCTGGCCGGCCAGGTCACCGACTCCGAACAGTTCCAGGTAGGTCTCGCGGCCCGTCAGATAGCGGCCGGTCCAGGTCTGTCCGCCGGTACCGGTCGTCGTGCGGACCTGGAAGCTGGCGAAGTCCCGCAGGTAGTCGGAGTGTTCGATGGCGTCGGCGGTCTCCCGGTCGAGGACTCCGTAGGAGTGGTTGTAGAACAACAACTGCCGATCGT encodes:
- a CDS encoding DUF5829 family protein; this encodes MIVVLAVALTGAIGGGVGTAQAEGSRSSYDRQLLFYNHSYGVLDRETADAIEHSDYLRDFASFQVRTTTGTGGQTWTGRYLTGRETYLELFGVGDLAGQDGALGSAGLGLSTERAGDLATVTERLKDEGVADPVEFLQTRDFGDGVPVPWFDAILTTTEYDAFGAWAMEYRPEYFADPRGNTEPPSYPGDVGRERYHSDDYRNHLMRDVTFVRLAVTEGDLADTVPLLRAGGFAVRTVPGGGVVAERGGTTIRLDSVPREQAGLQRVEMSLNRSVKDRHVERIGHSTLAVGPGSHAVWRFADNGTR